CACCCAGTTAGTTATCAGTCTAAGTGAATTTGTTCAGGCAAAAATCATTCATATTTTGATTGGACTGGCTGTTTTTATTTTTCTGTACAAACGTTTTTACCGCTCAAAAAAGGGGCGCGGTATTATGGATTCGATTTTTCTCAGGCTTCCTGTTGCCGGTATTCTGATCCGTAAGGTTTCCGTTGCTAAATTTACACGCACCATGGGAACCATGCTGGCTTCCGGTGTTTCTATTCTGGAAGCACTGGATATTGTAGCCAGAACTTCCGGTAACCGTGTGGTTGAGGAAGCCATTTATGATGTGAAAAACAGTATTTCCGAGGGAGAAACCATGGCCGATCCCCTTGCCGAATCCGGTGTGTTTCCCTCCATGGTCTGTTCCATGATAGCTGTGGGGGAATCAACGGGTGCTCTGGACGCCATGCTGGAAAAGATAGCCGATTTTTATGATGACGAGGTGGATCAGTCCGTGGAAAACCTTACGGCCCTGATCGAGCCCTTTATGCTGGTTTTCCTGGGGGTTGTGATCGGAGGTCTTGTGGTGGCCATGTATCTCCCCGTTTTCCAGATGGCGGCTGCCATTGGGTAGGTGGGCTATGCCGGTTGCGGATACATGGGGCAGGACTGCTTGCTTTTGGGAAGGGCCTGTATGCAGGTTCACGAAAAGGAGCTTGTAAACAAACTCAGCTGGCTGGTGAGTGTGCGGATCTTTCTTGCACTCATCCTGCTGGCTTTTTCCTTTTTTTTTGACCATCAGCCCGTTGCTGCCTTTGATACGTTCCCTGCCGATATTCTTTATATCATAGCCACTCTGGCCCTTTTTCTTTGTCTGCTGTATGCCCTTTGGCAAAGGATAGTCCGAAAGCCCATTTATTTTGCCATGGTTCAGCTGTCCATGGATTCCTTTCTGGTCACCTTACTCATATGGGCAACGGGTGGCTTCGATTCTCCCCTGACGTTTCTCTATATGATTGTTATTATAAATGCTGGCATTCTCATTTCCCGCAGGGGGAGTCTTTTCATTGCCGCCATTTCGGCAATTTTTTTCGGCCTTCTTGTGGATTTTGAGTATTATGGTGTTCTGCCGGACCTGGGGGATGGCAGGGTTCCCCTTGCCGATACGGTTGATTTCTGGTCGGTTTTTTTCCGCATACTGGCCACAACAATAGCCTGTTTTTCCGTTTCCCTTTTGACAAGTTTTCTTTCGGTGCAGTTGCGTAAAGCCAGAGATGAGGTGAGATACATGGGAAGTTACGTAAAACGTATGGAAAATCTTGCCACCGTTGGGGAAATGGCTGCGGGACTGGCCCATGAGATTAAGAATCCCCTGGCTTCCCTGAGGGGTGCGGTGGAGTTGCTGGAAGCAGAAGCGGGTCGTGATGAGGATTCCCGCAGACTGATGCGGATTGTGCGGAGAGAGTCGGACCGGTTGTCGGCACTGCTTACGGATTTTTTATTTTTTGCCCGTCCCGGCAAGGGATGTCCGGAACCGGTTAATGTGGCTGCTATGGTTCGCGAAAGTGTACAGATCCAGAATCAGAGTGCCCGTAACCGTGGAAGAATTACATTCAGGTTCTGCCTTACTGAAGACGTGTGGGTGAGGGCAGATCCCGATCGTCTGCGTCAGGTTGTGTGGAACCTTCTTCTGAATGCGG
This genomic interval from Desulfobotulus pelophilus contains the following:
- a CDS encoding two-component system sensor histidine kinase NtrB, yielding MQVHEKELVNKLSWLVSVRIFLALILLAFSFFFDHQPVAAFDTFPADILYIIATLALFLCLLYALWQRIVRKPIYFAMVQLSMDSFLVTLLIWATGGFDSPLTFLYMIVIINAGILISRRGSLFIAAISAIFFGLLVDFEYYGVLPDLGDGRVPLADTVDFWSVFFRILATTIACFSVSLLTSFLSVQLRKARDEVRYMGSYVKRMENLATVGEMAAGLAHEIKNPLASLRGAVELLEAEAGRDEDSRRLMRIVRRESDRLSALLTDFLFFARPGKGCPEPVNVAAMVRESVQIQNQSARNRGRITFRFCLTEDVWVRADPDRLRQVVWNLLLNAAESIEGEGEVRIDLGIEKERIAHIRIADTGCGIPEDSIPSIFDPFYTTKPGGTGLGLSIALRIVDAMGGRLDVDSIPDKGSTFTLRLPRLNPSDSL